CATTTTGCCGGTGGACTTAGGTGTGTGCACACTGAAAATCAGCTGGCGGTCAATTCATAAAATAGTTGGTtggccttttttttaaattgttgggcgaaaaaaataaagttttgtttgaaataaaaaagtataataataaaacaacacTTAATATGTCGTTTTAAATTTGGCTCCCTTTCACAGTGTTAGTGTTAAAAAGTgttaaaagccaaaaaatggCTACTTGTAGCTTAGCGATAAAAGGGCTAGTAATAgctaaatatttgttttggcaaacaaatttaaaaatgattgaCTACATTATAACATTATATTAGAAAAACTGGGAAAAATGGTTAATATATGAAAACTattgtataaaataattggGATTAAATAGGAATATGATCAGTGTAGGCTCCGTCAGTATTCAAACATCACGAGATCATCATTCCAAATTCgactaaaatttttaaatacgaAAGACTGGGTTATTTTTTATCGTGCGGTCAGCGCCGTGTAGTGCTGTATATCGATCAAATTTCGCCGCCGGTAGTGTTGTCAAACTCTAAATTCTAGCTGTTGTTATTCCATTCTCGAAAGAAGGAGAGAAACACGCACATTTTCTACATAgaacgaaaaaataaattgtacggaaagaacacaaaacaatcaaaaaataaatagacaTGCCGCGACCCCCGAAAAGAGCTCATGTGGACGAGGAGGATCAGGCCCAAGCAGATCAGCCGGAGGAGCAATGTGCTTCAAAAGACATCGGGGCATTCACAAACGTGGGTGGAATTTCTATATTTACTCTAAGTCTTATCACTAATCATTTGAAGCTAATTTTGCAGCAAGCTTTCAAAAACGTGGTGGCCGCCACTAGGGCCGCCAATGCCTTTCCCCAGGGAACCGCCCGCTCCCTTTATTTAAGTTACCCGGGCTACGCACGTGTCATGGACGAAATGTCCCAACGGGTGGTCGGGCTCATCGGAAATGTGTTCCAGGCCAAGGAGATCAAGGGCGACATAAAGAAGTAAGGAATTGCAGATATggtatatatttgtatacttTGTGATTGCCCTAAATGGCTTTCATtattagttaaaatatttacagccTTATATACTTTCACTAGTAGCCACATGAGCTCTGaagtaaaaaatgtaactggctgatataatatatattattttgtctCTAACTTTCTCTTAAACAGGCGACAACTGGAAGAGCAGTTTGAGATGGTGCAGGAATGCAATGACATGCTGTTTGAGCGCATTACCACCAACCTGGACATCAAGAGCGGTCTGCGCAGGAATCCCCAACAGGTGTTGGAGGCCCAGGTGGACGTGATGAGCAACTCCACGCACGCAGAACCACCAGTTGCTTCTCCACAAACTCAGGAAACTTCAAAAGCGGGCAGCTGGAACAGGACGACAGGAACGCCGCAACGCAGCATGGTTTCTGCTCGTCTCTTCACAGCCAAAAACATTGTTCGCCCGCAGACGCAGTTTAAGGAGCCTGTGGACAACAGTTCGCAAAGTCCGTTCGTCCCCAGGCTCAAGGAGAAACCCAACTCGCTGAAGCCGTTGGCCCTTTTGCCCGAATACGATGATGCAGGCAATGTCCAGTCCTATCTGCATCCATACGAGTTTGAGCTGCTTaagtttcaggctccgccgcAGCAAATGCAAAAGCAGAAGCCAGTGCTTCCAGCTCTCATGGCAGACACTGAACTGATGGTGGTGGACACGGTTGAGAAGCTGCAACAGGCCTTGGAGGAACTAAGGCATGCGCCACAGATCGCCATCGATGTGGAGCACCACTCCTACCGCACCTTCATGGGCATTACTTGCCTGGTCCAAATGTCCACTCGCTCCAaagattatatttttgataccCTTACCTTGCGGGATGACATGCATATACTGAATCTGGTTCTCACCGACCCCAAGAAGCTTAAGATCCTGCACGGCGCCGATTTGGACATTGAGTGGCTGCAGCGGGACCTATCGTTGTATATCGTCAACATGTTCGACACACATCGGGCAGCCAAGGCTTTAAATTTGGCCAGGTTATCATTGGCCTTTCTGCTGAAACACTACCTGGATTTGGACGTGGACAAGAGCCTGCAACTGGCCGATTGGCGGATGAGGCCGTTACCTCAGCAATTGGTGGACTACGCCCGCCAGGATACCCACTTTTTGATATACGTTTACGAACGGATGACAAACGATTTGCTACAGCAGCAGGCGGAACCGGGATTGCTGGGTAGCGTCTATCAAATGAGCACGGAAGTGTGCAAGAAGCGGTATAGCAAGCCCCACATTGGACCGGAATCCCACATGGATTTGGTGCGGAAAACGAAGCGTTCTTTCGACAACCGCCAGTTGCATGCGCTTCGCGGAATCTTCGAGTGGCGCGATGCGACGGCGCGGTCGGAGGACGAGAGCTATGGCTACGTTCTACCCAACCACATGATGCTCCAAATCGCCGAGAGTCTACCAAGGGAGATGCAGGGCATTCTGGCCTGCTGCAATCCTATCCCGCCACTGGTGCGCCAGCAACTACACACGCTCCACCAGATCGTCCTCAAGGCGCGCGATCAGCCGCTGGTCAAAGTGAGTTTTCCAGCGTTTTCAAGCAGCGCCTGCAACTCTCTAAACGTCAATGCCTATTCCgaaattttttcattatttattaattgtaaCTA
This genomic window from Drosophila gunungcola strain Sukarami chromosome 3R, Dgunungcola_SK_2, whole genome shotgun sequence contains:
- the LOC128259685 gene encoding exosome component 10 codes for the protein MPRPPKRAHVDEEDQAQADQPEEQCASKDIGAFTNQAFKNVVAATRAANAFPQGTARSLYLSYPGYARVMDEMSQRVVGLIGNVFQAKEIKGDIKKRQLEEQFEMVQECNDMLFERITTNLDIKSGLRRNPQQVLEAQVDVMSNSTHAEPPVASPQTQETSKAGSWNRTTGTPQRSMVSARLFTAKNIVRPQTQFKEPVDNSSQSPFVPRLKEKPNSLKPLALLPEYDDAGNVQSYLHPYEFELLKFQAPPQQMQKQKPVLPALMADTELMVVDTVEKLQQALEELRHAPQIAIDVEHHSYRTFMGITCLVQMSTRSKDYIFDTLTLRDDMHILNLVLTDPKKLKILHGADLDIEWLQRDLSLYIVNMFDTHRAAKALNLARLSLAFLLKHYLDLDVDKSLQLADWRMRPLPQQLVDYARQDTHFLIYVYERMTNDLLQQQAEPGLLGSVYQMSTEVCKKRYSKPHIGPESHMDLVRKTKRSFDNRQLHALRGIFEWRDATARSEDESYGYVLPNHMMLQIAESLPREMQGILACCNPIPPLVRQQLHTLHQIVLKARDQPLVKPILEARSSTQASLPPSTKDFSSKLYCPHDFSHQEEVRDDLPTLLNRSSTSGKLELPREEDVPKEDLAIVAPAMALFDKPGKPTQEEELRWAHLRKESQTLRLPYKRYLAILPLMEQLKADQIARERSELLKRRLCPAAPAPEQNIKLEAHTIKQEVDDMYSVPLKEHLKRKHQTSNKTDTDHQPTTGKRPRKDENSQPRVEPEPTVKMKPATTVQPVPDHSDDEVVEVPIERQSAEQTKPSPAQSKRQQKNKQFQRGFKAKNRGNHPQSSSQQIPQIPKPKAEGNFDYKNVDFRQFKGGAQRARGTEIKHQMRGKSRPNNRNNKQFNKLFTFSNVRKEGKK